From the genome of uncultured Bacteroides sp.:
TTGTATTAAGTGTTATCCTATATTATAGGAGCTATATACTCTTCTTAGGGGAATTTGTATGTAGAGGTTGTTGGAATGTCTATCTTGGGATTTTCGTGGTGTATAGCTGCTGTGAGTACTATTAATTTGTGTTCTGATGTTGTTTTGTGTGGATTTAATATATCTGTAAGAAAAGAGTAGCGCTTGTGGCTAATGGGTTGTTTAAGGCTAAAATGCAGGTATGATTATGAGGTTTTTACCTTTTGTTTCTCTTGAATAGGAGAGTAGATATATATACCATTCTTTATTTATAGGTTTGAAATGGTATTTGCATAAAATAAGTACCAATCGGATTTTAGAGTTAATCTATTTTTTTGGGGGGGGTAATCCGAAATAGTCTGTGCTTGGAAAGTGAAAATCTGAATTATGAGCATAAAAAAAGTCTGGTACTTGGTACCAGACTTTAATTTCCTACAGTTCGTAACTAATTACTGAGCAGTTGTAGTTGTAGTTGTAGCTGCTGCTGCGCTATCAGGAGTAGCAGTTGAATCAGCTGCTGCTGCTGCTGCTGCTTCAGCTTCTGCTGCAGCGATTGAATCAGCGATTCTGATTGAATCAGCTTGTTTTGCAGCTTGGTCTGCTGCTTTGTTACCACAAGATGCGAAAGATACTGCTGCAATAGCAACGAACATTAATACTAACTTTTTCATTTTCTTTGATTTTTAAATCTGTAATACAATTAATTGCTTTATTAAAACGTTGCAAATGTATGTACTTTTTTGATATGTTGTATCAATAAATCGAATTATTTTCAATTTTTTTTTTAGTTTTTTCTTTTGCACTCCATTTATATATGTTTTATAACATATTTAATCCTCTGCAATACTGTTATATAAGTACCTTTTAACGCTCTTTTTGGGAGTTTTTTCAAAAGCTGTAGGATAGATTTGAATCTGGCTTACCTTTTCATAGTTTGCTACTACTTTATTCAGACTTTTAAGATTTTCGTCCATGATTGTTTTTAAATTGTCTTCATGGTTTAGTCCAAGAGAGTCTAAAGTTTCAAAGTCCGGATAAACAAGAGCCACTAATTTCTTATTTCGTTCAATTATTAAGCTTTCGGTTACGAACGGCAGATTGTTTAGTTTAGCTTCTATCTCTTCCGGGAAGATGTTTTGTCCGCTTGAGCTAAGAATCATAGTTTTGCTTCTTCCTCTTATATATATATTGCCATCAACGTCTATTGTTCCAAGGTCGCCTGTTTTGAGCCATCCATCTTCTGTAAAGACTTCATTTGTAGCTTCCTCGTTTTTATAATAGCCTTTCATTACGTTTTCACCTTTTACCTGAATCTCTCCTGTAATGTTGTATGCGTCCTCAGAATCAATCCTAACTTCCATAATATCCAGAATCTTACCTGAAGAACCAGGAATAAATTCGTTCCATGAACTGTGGCTTATTAGCGGGCCACATTCTGTCATTCCATAACCAATAGTGAATGGAAACTTAATTTTATAGAAGAAATCAACAACTTCAGGATTCATGGCTGCTCCACCGATGATAACCTCTTTGAAACGTCCACCAAGAGCATCCACTAGTTTTTTTCGAATCTGAGTATAGATTTGTGTGTCCAGTAAAGGAATATTCAGCGCCCACTTCATTCCTTTTTTGTTAATAAGAGGCTGAATTACATTCTTATATATTTTTTCGATAACAAGAGGAACAGTTATGATAAGGCTAGGACGAACTTCTTCGAAGGCTTTCATCAGAATTTTTGGAGAAGGAGTTTTGCCTAATAAAGTAACATGTGTTCCAACAGCGGTGGCAGTAAGAAAGTCGAATGCACATCCGTATGCGTGAGCTAAAGGAAGGAATGATAAAACACAATCTCCGCGTTTAAGTAGTTCAGTGCGAATTCCGTAAGTTACATTTCCTGCCAGGTTGTTTCCTGTAAGCATTACACCTTTACTAAAACCTGTAGTACCTGAGGTGTAGTTAAGGAGCATAACTTTATCGTTAGATAAGGTAGTGTATTCAATGTTTTCTTTACTAAATCCTTGCGGATATGCTTTATTTACGGCTTCATCCATGTGTTTTACAAATTTTTGGATAGTTTCGCCGTCCCGTTGGTGTAAGCACCGGAAGTCAGTTAATGAAAAAACTCCTCTGATTTCATCCAGCTTTTCTTCTTCTAATGTGTCCCAGATGGTGTCACTGGTAAAAAAGAATACAGATTCGGAATGATTAACAATGTGATGCACATCATCGGGATTAAAATCTTGCAGGATGGGCACTACTATTGCGCCGAATGTGATTGTTGCCATATAAGCAATACACCAACGTGAATTGTTTTTGCCAATAATGGCAATTTTATCTCCGCGTCTTAGATTGCAGTGATGAAATAAAAGATGTAGTTTGGCTATTTCTTCAGCAACTTCTCCGTATGTAAATGTAATGCCTTCTCCATAATCAGTATAACAAGGCAGATCCCAGTTTTCTTTAAAGCTATTTTCGTATAGCTTGATAAAGTTTTCTTTTATCATTGCACGTTTGCTTAAAATTTGTGCGAAAATAGACATAATATTTCATACACAGAAATGTTCCCTCAATAAAGTAAATAGTTCTATAACAACTTTTAATTATAATAATGTGTAACTTTGCACCGGATTTTATGTTTAAAAGATTATGATAGATACCTCTATATTTCAGGATAAAACAGCTGTTTATTATACATTAGGCTGCAAATTAAACTTCTCGGAGACCTCTACAATTGGCAAAACTCTTAAAGAAGCAGGTGTGCGTACGGCAAGAAAAGGCGAAAAGGCTGATATTTGCGTTATTAATACATGTTCTGTGACTGAAGTGGCCGATAAGAAATGTCGTCAGGCTATTCATCGGTTTCGGAAGCAGCACCCCGATGCTTTTATTGTTGTAACAGGTTGTTATGCTCAGTTAAAACCCGATCAGGTGGCCGAAATTGAAGGCGTTGATGTTGTGTTGGGTGCCGAACAGAAAAAAGATTTGCTGAAGCATCTGGGTGATTTGCATAAACATGATAAAGGAGAGGCTGTAGCTTCTTCCTTCAAAGATATTCGTTCTTTTGCTCCATCGTGTTCAAGAGGAGACCGTACGCGGTATTTCCTTAAAGTGCAGGATGGATGCGATTACTTCTGTTCATATTGTACTATCCCTTTAGCACGTGGAAGAAGTCGCAACGGAACTATCGCTTCAATGGTCGAACAAGCTGAACAAGCTGCTGCAGACGGAGGAAAAGAGATTGTACTTACAGGTGTGAACATTGGCGATTTTGGAAGAACAACTGGCGAGAGTTTCTTTGAGCTGGTAAAAGCATTGGATAAGGTGCAGGGAATTGAACGTTATCGTATCTCTTCTATTGAGCCAAACCTGCTGACTGATGAGATTATTGAATATGTTTCTAAGTCGCGCAGCTTTATGCCTCATTTTCATATTCCGCTTCAATCGGGTTGTGATGAAGTTTTGCAACTGATGAAACGTAGATATGATACGGAACTTTTTGCCGGAAAAATTAGAAAGATTAAAGAACTGATGCCCGATGCCTTTATTGGAGTCGATGTAATTGTTGGTACACGTGGAGAAACTGATGAATATTTTGAAAAAGCATACGAATTCATCAAAGGACTCGATGTTAGTCAGCTTCATGTGTTTAGTTATTCAGAACGCCCGAATACGCAGGCTTTGAATATTGACTATGTGGTTACGCCAGAGGTGAAACATCAAAGAAGTCAGAGATTGCTGGCTCTTTCCGATGAAAAGACAAAAGCATTCTATGCAAAACGAATAGGAGAAACTATGACCGTTCTTATGGAAAAACCTAAAGCTGGTGCACCGATGCATGGATTTACTGATAACTATATCCGGGTTGAGGTGGAAAGTAAACCTAAATTAGACAACCACCTGGTGAAAGTCAGTTTAGGAGAATTCAACGAAGATGAAACAGCTTTGAAAGGCACTATAATAGAATAACAGATGTCAAAGTTAGTCTACATATTTGCATATTTAGGTATATGGTTGCTGGCCATCATGCCTTTTAATGTGCTCTATAAATTTTCTGATCTTCTGTATGTGTTCATGTATAAGGTTGTTGGTTACCGGAAAAAGGTTGTCCGACAGAATCTGCGAAACTCTTTTCCTGAGAAATCAGCTGACGATTTAAAAGCTATAGAGCGTAAGTTCTATCACTATATCTGTGATTATATGCTTGAAAGTGTAAAGATGCCATTTCTTTCTAAAGATGAGCTACTTCGCCGGATTACATTTAAGAACACAGAACTGTATCTTGAAATGATAGAGAAGTATGGAGGAATTGTTATAATGATGCCTCACTATGCAAATTATGAGTGGACTGTTTCCATAGGCTCCTTCATGAAAGAGGGAGATATCCCTATGCAGGTATATAAACCTATCAAGAACAAATACATTGATGAACTGTTTAAACGTGCCCGCTCTCGTTTTGGAGGCTATAATGTTCCTAAACACGAAGCGGTAAAAGAGGTTATAAAGGCTAGAAAGGAAGGCAAGAAACTGGCATTGGGATTGATTGCCGATCAGTCTCCAAATAAAAACAGTCTTCATTATTGGACAAACTTCCTGCATCAGGATACTTCTTTTATGGATGGGGGAGAACGCATTGCCCGCATGATGGATTTTCCTGTTTTTTATTGTGAGCTGAAAAAAGAAAAACGAGGTTATTGCGAAGCTATATTCGAAATGATGGTGGAATTCCCCAAGCAGACAACAAAGGGAGAAATTACGGAGATGTTTGTACGTAAAGTGGAACAAACAATAATCCGCGAACCCGGATATTGGTTCTGGTCTCATAAGCGCTGGAAGCATAAACGACAAAATGTGGAACGATGAATAAAGTTGCTGTAGTTATATTGAATTGGAATGGAAG
Proteins encoded in this window:
- a CDS encoding long-chain fatty acid--CoA ligase; amino-acid sequence: MIKENFIKLYENSFKENWDLPCYTDYGEGITFTYGEVAEEIAKLHLLFHHCNLRRGDKIAIIGKNNSRWCIAYMATITFGAIVVPILQDFNPDDVHHIVNHSESVFFFTSDTIWDTLEEEKLDEIRGVFSLTDFRCLHQRDGETIQKFVKHMDEAVNKAYPQGFSKENIEYTTLSNDKVMLLNYTSGTTGFSKGVMLTGNNLAGNVTYGIRTELLKRGDCVLSFLPLAHAYGCAFDFLTATAVGTHVTLLGKTPSPKILMKAFEEVRPSLIITVPLVIEKIYKNVIQPLINKKGMKWALNIPLLDTQIYTQIRKKLVDALGGRFKEVIIGGAAMNPEVVDFFYKIKFPFTIGYGMTECGPLISHSSWNEFIPGSSGKILDIMEVRIDSEDAYNITGEIQVKGENVMKGYYKNEEATNEVFTEDGWLKTGDLGTIDVDGNIYIRGRSKTMILSSSGQNIFPEEIEAKLNNLPFVTESLIIERNKKLVALVYPDFETLDSLGLNHEDNLKTIMDENLKSLNKVVANYEKVSQIQIYPTAFEKTPKKSVKRYLYNSIAED
- the mtaB gene encoding tRNA (N(6)-L-threonylcarbamoyladenosine(37)-C(2))-methylthiotransferase MtaB — encoded protein: MIDTSIFQDKTAVYYTLGCKLNFSETSTIGKTLKEAGVRTARKGEKADICVINTCSVTEVADKKCRQAIHRFRKQHPDAFIVVTGCYAQLKPDQVAEIEGVDVVLGAEQKKDLLKHLGDLHKHDKGEAVASSFKDIRSFAPSCSRGDRTRYFLKVQDGCDYFCSYCTIPLARGRSRNGTIASMVEQAEQAAADGGKEIVLTGVNIGDFGRTTGESFFELVKALDKVQGIERYRISSIEPNLLTDEIIEYVSKSRSFMPHFHIPLQSGCDEVLQLMKRRYDTELFAGKIRKIKELMPDAFIGVDVIVGTRGETDEYFEKAYEFIKGLDVSQLHVFSYSERPNTQALNIDYVVTPEVKHQRSQRLLALSDEKTKAFYAKRIGETMTVLMEKPKAGAPMHGFTDNYIRVEVESKPKLDNHLVKVSLGEFNEDETALKGTIIE
- a CDS encoding lysophospholipid acyltransferase family protein codes for the protein MSKLVYIFAYLGIWLLAIMPFNVLYKFSDLLYVFMYKVVGYRKKVVRQNLRNSFPEKSADDLKAIERKFYHYICDYMLESVKMPFLSKDELLRRITFKNTELYLEMIEKYGGIVIMMPHYANYEWTVSIGSFMKEGDIPMQVYKPIKNKYIDELFKRARSRFGGYNVPKHEAVKEVIKARKEGKKLALGLIADQSPNKNSLHYWTNFLHQDTSFMDGGERIARMMDFPVFYCELKKEKRGYCEAIFEMMVEFPKQTTKGEITEMFVRKVEQTIIREPGYWFWSHKRWKHKRQNVER